The Syntrophaceae bacterium genomic interval TCATTGAGCCACAGGCGGCCCTGCTTCCGCTGTCTCTTGGGAAACTTCCGTTCTTCCTCCCTCCAGATCCGCTCCACCCGCTTGTGGTTGACCCGGAATCCCTCCCCTTGTAAAAGACCCGTGATCATCCGGTAGCCGTAACGACCATATCTGCCGGCTGGCCGGACAATCTCCGCCCGCAGTCATTCCTCATCATCCGGAAACGAATCAGGCCGCCTCCGGGTCGACCTTGGCTAACCAATCGCCCGACAGACACGCCACTCGGAAACGTCCGGCTCCGACCGGACGTGTTCCACGCAACATCTTCATCTGTCGGGACGTAATCCTTTCCCTCCAGCGCCTCCTTCAGGATCAGCTTGTCCAGCGACAGATCCGCCACCGCCTTTTTCAGGCGCTTGTATTCAATCCCCAGATCCCTCGGACGACGGGCCTGATACACCTTTATCCCGCCGTATTCCAGGCGACAACGATAATACGTCTGCTCCGCGATCCCCATCTCCCGGAAGTCTGAAGCACATTGAGCCCCCTTGGACATCTTCACACACGCTTCCCGCAGATGCCCGATGATCTGCTCCGCCCCCAGTAAATCGCTTCCTATCCTGACCTCCTGCATGATCCAGATCTATGCCCCCATCATAATATGAAAAATGGATTCGTTTGGAGGCGGGAAGGTCACAAAAGAGGAACCGGTTCGCGGAACCCGGCAGACAAAAAATGCGGCTCATGTGCTGATCAATAATAATGACAACTGTAATATATATGAATAAAAACAGTATATTAAATAGTATAATAGAGCGAGCGCTCGTTTTATCTTGACTCTCAGCCAAAGATTGATTAAGAGAGACACAAAACTTTGAGGGGTGTCCTTATCCCCACTCATTGCATCAGGAGCGCTGCGCGATGACCTTCGATGAATTCCGAAAATTGATTGACCTGTCGATGGAAGAGATTTGCACTGACTTTATCCGGGAAAATCGTGATCTAGTCCGGGTCAAGAAGCAAAGGACAGCCGTGAAGAATATGCTGAAAATCTTTGAATCGACCGTGGAAATCAGCAATCGGAAGGGATTCAAAGCTATGAGCGTGCGTGATTTGAGCCGTGCGACAGGTCTCAGCATGGGGGGGCTGTATTCTTTTATCAGTAGCAAAAATGATCTCCTGGATATCATTCGCGTTGGATACAGGATCATTACTCGGATCTTGACTGAGGCGATCGCTGAAGTCTCCGATCCACATGAAAAGCTTCACAAACTTATCCAGACACATGTCTACCTGAGTGAGGCGATGCGAAGTTTGTTTTATTTCGTCTACATGGAGACAAGGTATCTGAAAAAAGAGGCTCAAAAGAAATCTATGGAGATGGAGTTGTTCACGGAAAAGCTCTTCACTGACATCCTTGATGAGGGCTGCATAAGAGGGCAGTTTCATTCAGTGGATACAGTGCTCACAGCGGCAGCGATTAAGGCTCTCTTGCAGGACTGGTACTTGAAACCATGGAAATACCGGCAACGTAAAATCACAGTTGAGGCATACGCCCAATTTGTAACGGCAATTGTCGATAGTTATGTACTGCTGTCACCAGCCACACCGGAATGAGCACGCATTCGTCTCCTTTTAGGAAATGGTAACTCATCGGGGGAAAAGGAATAATAAAGTCAAGGTTCACTGAAACAGAACAGGGAGGGTAAGGCATGGATTGTACCGACAAAACAAAAGCGGTTCGCGAAGGAGAAGGATTCGAGGTAAAACGCGTAGAGGCCTTCCTTAAGGATTCCATTCCAGGGCTGGACGGGCAGCTTGAAGTGTCGCAGTTTCCCGGAGGCTTTTCCAATTTAACCTATCTCATCAAAATTGGCGAACGGGAACTTGTCTTCCGCCGACCGCCTTTCGGTACAAAAGCAAAAAGTGCCCATGACATGGGTCGTGAATACCGAGTCCTCAAGCAGTTGAAGCCTGTGTTTCCATATTGTCCGAGACCTCTCCTGTTTTGTGAGGACGAATCCGTAATCGGCTGTCCATTTATTGTTATGGAGCGACTGAAAGGTGTCTTACTGAGGAAAGAACTGCCGCCTGGGCTTGCGTACACACCAGATCAGGCCCGGAAGCTTTGTGAGAACATTCTCGACGTACACGTGGCTCTTCACAAGGTGGATTACATCCGGGCCGGCCTGGAAGATTTCGGGAAGCCTGAAGGATATGTACAGCGACAGGTTGAAGGTTGGAGCGAACGCTACCGTCAGGCCAGAACGCCCGATGCACCTGACTATGAGAAAGTAATGACCTGGTTGGCGGACAAGATGCCAGGTGACAGCGGTATCGTCTCCGTTATTCATAACGATTATAAGTTGGACAACATCCTCCTCAAGCCAGACCAGCCTCCCATTGAAGTCCAATGTGTCCTGGACTGGGAAATGGCAACCGTTGGTGATCCTCTCATGGATCTAGGCGGGACCTTGGCCTTTTGGGTCGACCGCGATGATCCACCCATCCTCCAAGCAGTCAGTGTTACCCCAACAAATAAAATGGAAGGCGCCATGACGCGGAAGGAACTCGTGGAGCGATACTGCGAGAAAATGGGCATTTCCATCGAACATATCGATTATTATCACGTCTTCGGTCTCTTTCGCCTGTCTGTCATCATCCAACAAATCTATTACCGCTTTTACCACGGTCAGACGAAAGATGTGCGCTTCAAACCGATTGTGATCGGCGTCCACGCCTTGGAGGAAGCGGCCCAAAAAGTCATCGCTCAATCCGATCTTTAAGAAAAACATGCCGTATGGGAGGGGGTGATTGACCAGAAGTGCAAAGCCAGAAGACGGGATGTGTTGAGCAGTGAGACATGTGTGGTGTGTGGGCACTTTCCGGCATTATGGACGATAGGAACAAGGAACAAAATCATCGTATTTTTAATAATGATTCAATAAGGCCAATTACATCATCATTCCCACAAGGAGGGAGAATCCATGTCTAATAAAGGTCAAAAAGATACTGTGATGCCACCGCTCCAATGGCCAAAGGCGGGTGTCATCACGGTAAAATATGAAGGTGAAATTCAGGATGTCTGGGCCTGCCGATACGGAACCCTTACGGAACTTATGAAGGCTGGTGTGGCCAAGTACGGGAATAAGCAAATGTGGTATTTCCCCGAAAACAACCTGCGCTGGTCTTACAACGACTTCAACTCCGTCGTTAACAACGTCGCTTTTTGCCTGAGTCAGGATTACGGCGTGCAAAAGGGTGACCGTGTCGCCTTAATGATGAACAATGTGCCCGCAGCTTTTGTCGCCTACCTGGCGCTGTCTCAGATCGGTGCTATATCGGTTATTATAAACGCACGACTCGCATCCGAGGAAGCACAGCGCCAGCTGGAGGATGCCGGGTGCGTTGCATTGGTCATCGAGGCCCGCCTTTGGGATGACATGAAAAGAGTTGTCAGTTCATTGACCGGGCTTCAGCATATTTTTATTGCGGAAGGTGATGCTGCTGATGGGGCGGTTGCGTTTTCACAATTGATGGAAAAAAAGGCCTTACGGGAAGTGATTGCCGATGTTAGCGAACGAGACATTTGCAGCCTGCTTTATACCTCGGGGACGACGGGCCGTCCCAAGGGAACAATCATCACACACCGGGGCCTCATCAATAATGCACTAAATGGCATAAACTGCGCCACGCACATCTATAACGCACCCTTTGAAGAATGGCGGCAGTTAATTCTGACCCCCTTCTTCCATGTGACTACGCTCCATTCGCTCGTGAACTTCACCCTCCTTGGTGCCTCCTCCATAGTCATACCGATGTTCAAAGCCAAAGAGGCCGTGGACCTAATCATCGATGAAAAGATCAATTTCATGATCATCGTTACGGCTATGTTCTGGCTCATGCGGATGCAACCACGCTACCCAGAAATGGTAAAGGCTAAGTCCCTAAAATACATAATGCAGGGCGGATCTCCCATGCCACCAGAACTCTTCAAGGAACTGTTCAAGGATTTTCCGGATGCCCGTGTGGGGAACGGGTATGGATTCACGGAAGGCACTTCCCTTGGCTGGCTCACGTTACTGGGGGGGGACTGGGACATCCTTATCAAGAAAGCGGGAAGTGTTGGCGGGACGTTGGGCAACACCATGTTGAGGATCACAGACAGCAATCTGCAGGACGTCCCACGCGGACGGACTGGCGAGATCTTGGCTGCTAGTCCGGGGATTAGTCCGGGCTACTGGAATCTTCCTGATGAAACGGCAAAGAGCTTCATCCTCGACGAAGAAGGACGCCGCTGGTTCCGCACGGGCGACCTCGGATACATGGATGATGATGGTTACACTTACCTTGTAGACCGAGCTAAGGACATGATCATCCGGGGAGGTGAAAACGTCTATTGTGTGGAGTTGGAGAACCTGATCAGTCAACATTCGAAGGTGCTCGAGGTCGGTGTCGTCGGGGTTCCAGACAACGTCTTGGGTGAAAAGATCAAGGCTGTCGTGTTTCCCCTCCCCGGTGAAACGGTGACCGAAGACGAGATAAAGGACTTCTGCCGCAGCCGCATTGCCCGTTACAAGGTTCCGGATTACGTCGTATTCACGGATCAGTTATTGCCCAAGAACCCAGGAGGAAAACTCATCAAAAAAGAATTAAAAAGCATATAAATTGAGGGAAACCATGAAAACGATACAGTCAGTCGCCGGCCCCATAGATGTCGCCAGTCTGGGAAAGACATTAATCCATGAGCATTTCTTGTTCGGTTATCCCGGATGGGAGGGGGATGCCAGCGTCGCTGGCCAATTCGATTATAAAGCATGTATCCAGGCCGGTCTGCAAATGGCTGAAAAAGTCAAAGCACATGGTGTTAAAACTATTGTGGATGCAACTCCAAACGATATGGGGCGCAATCCCACCCTCCTTAAGGAAATTGCAGAAAAGAGCGGTCTGAACATCATCTGTGCATCGGGTTACTACTCGGAAGCAGAGGGTGCCAGCCCTTATTTCAAGGCATGGAGCAAATTCGGAGACGGTGTAAAACAGATTTATGATGTGTTTAAGAAAGAGACCACTGAAGGAATCGGGGCGACAAGAATTAAGTCAGGAGTTCTCAAGCTCGCATCGAGCAAAGGGATTATCACCGATTATGAACGGATGTTCTTTAAGGCGGCGGCCTTGGTCTCTCAGGAAGAAGGCATCCCCATCGTGACACATACGGAGGAGGGCACTCAAGGTCTCGAACAAACGGATCTTCTTTTGTCAGCGGGGGTGGACCCTAAGCGGATCATGATCGGTCATATTTGCGGCAGTACGAACATGGAATACCTGCTCTCCATTCTCGAAAAAGGCGTGTACATCGGTTTTGACCGATTCGGCATCGAGGGAATTGCCGGAACACCCAAGGATTCCCGGCGTGAGGCCTGCCTGATCGGTCTGTTGGGCATGGGGTATACCTCGCAGATAATGATCTCCCATGATTGGGTAAATTATTGGCTGGGGAGGCAAGGAGTATCGGCTATCATATCGATTGTCATGCCGAACTGGAAACCAACCCATCTCTTTGAGGATGTCCTGCCTATACTGGAGAAAGCTGGTGTGAAAGCTGACCAAGTAGAGTCCATGCTCAACGAGAACCCGCGTCGGTTCTTCGCCGGATCATGACAAATAGTTGAGTGTATTGAACACCGGCAAAACCGCTTAGCTTGGAGTTTATCCCTTCTCTTTTTGCCCTGTTCTATGAGCCCCGAGATTCGGTAGAGGTGAAGAGCGAAGGAGTCCCTTGATTGATGTGGGGGATCGGCAGAAGGAAAAGATGAAGAATACTAATAAAGGAGCAAGAAATTATGTGGAAGTTGGAACCCAGCGATGAGTATATGCATCCTGTTGAAGAAGCAAAGAATTTTAACGAAAGCATGTACTTCAATGTTTTTGATGCAGAAAAAAAAGTGGGTGGTTTCTTCCGAATCGGAAATCGCCCGAACGAGGGATATGCCGAGACGACAATATGTCTCTACCTCCCCGACGGGAGTGTGGCCTTCATGTTCAACCGTCCAAAGATAGTGGGGAATGAAGCATTTGACGCCGGCGGGATGAAATTCGAAGCTTTGGAACCCTTCAAGAAACTTTCCATCACCTATGATGGAAAGGTGCTCCTTCTTAGCAATCCCTTGGAGATGAACAACCCCAAGAAAGCCTTTGCTGAGAATCCTTATCTCGATTGCTCTGTGCGGTTGGAATATATTGGCCTATCTCCCATGTTCGGCGGAGAGCCCATGGAAGAAAAGAAACTAAGTGAACATGCGGAAATGGTAAACTTCGCCCGGAGACACTATGAACAGCATGTAGCGGGAAAAGGGGACATCCGTATAGGAGACCGGAGTTGGCAAATCGACGGTTTCGGCGTGCGGGACCACTCATGGGGGCCTCGCTACTGGCAATCTATATGGTATTATCGCTGGATGACGGCGAATTTCGGCGCCGATTTCGGCTTCATGATAAGCCTCATTGCAATGCGCGACGGCACGAAAGTGCGTTCCGGCATGGTGTTCACCGAAGGCCGCTACGATTTGATCAAAGACAATGATATTCAGACGGAGTGGATGGGAGAAGATCGTTACCACAAACGGCTTCTCATTACCGCCAGAACGGCGAACGATACTTACGAAATCGATGGAAATGTCCTCTCCCTCCTGCCTTTGCGCAATCAGCGTGTTTCTCCGGAAGGAGAAACATTGGCAACGCGGATCTCCGAAGGCATGACGGAGTGGAAGTGTCGAGGGAAGGTCGGCTACGGTCTTTCGGAATACCTGGATCAGCTTGTTGACGGAAAGGCCGTTGGGGCGACTTCATGAAGACGTCTGACAAGATCAAGCTGGCAGAGCACCTTGGGAAATCTTCACACACGCTTCCCGCAGATATTCGATGATCTGCTCCGCCATAAATCGCTTTCGACTCATCCTGCCCTCCTCGCGAATCCAGTCTTATGCCGTTATCCTAACATAAAACTGGAAACGTTGAGGGGCAGGTCAAGTTTCTATTTCCGGATCAGGTGGACCGCCGTGGCCTTGAAGGAGGCGTCGACGGCGCTCCCCTCTTCAAGCGTCAGGTCTTCCACGGACGAGGCCGTCACGTATGCCGTGATCGGAAATCCGCAGTCCAGCAGAACCTTGTAGAAAAGGCCCATGGGAACGACATTCGCGATCCTTCCATGGAAAACATTCCGGGCGCTTGCTCCGCCTGTCGGGAAGTTTGTAGACAGGGTGACCTGCTCCGGGCGGATACAGCACAGGACCGGATCCCCGATCCGTCCGATTCCGACTGCCTCGATCCGGCCGCCGGATATCTGCACGGTCACCGTTCCCGCCCCTGTCCCGGCGATTTCACCGCCAAGAACCGTTTCCACGCCCACGAAGGAGGCGACGAACTCGTCCAGGGGATGGTTCATGACCTCCTCGGGGGCGCCGACCTGAACGATTCCCCCTTGTTTCATGATCGCCATCCGGTCGGAGAGGCGAAGGGCCTCGACGCGGTCGTGGGTGGCCATCACAGCGGTGGTTTTCGTTTACCGGAGGATCCGCTGCAGGTCGTCCATCAGACCTTCCCGGGTGGGCGGGTCGAGGGAAGAAAAGGGCTCGTCGAGAAAGATGATCTCCGGTTCCACGGCGAAGGCCCGGGCCAGGCTCGTCCTCTGGGCCTCCCCGCCGGAGAGCTTCCGGGCATGTCGCCCCGTCAGATGTCCGATGCCGAAGCGCTCCATGCATTCCGTAACGGTCCGGCGGATGACGTCGCGGTCTGCCCCCCGGAGCTTGAGGCCCGAGGCCACGTTGGACTCGACGGTTCCGTCGAAGAGCAATGGCTCCTGGAAGACCATGGCGATTCTCCGCCGGTATTCCAGAAGGCCGTTTCCCGCCTCCACGGCATCTCCGCGGAAGGAAAGGGCGCCCCTGCGGCGGGGCAGGAGGCAGGCCAGCACGAGCAGAAGGGTCGATTTTCCGGCCCCGTTCGGACCGATGAGGGACAGGACCTCGCCTTCCCGGATGCAGAATTCGGGAATGTCCAGGACGGCGACACCGCCCCTGCGCACCTCCAGATCCCGAATCAGAAGGACGGCTCCGGAATCGTTCATCGCGGCCTCTGCTGCTGCTGGATGGCGGTAAGGATGGAATTGATGACGAAGGCCAGGAGCAGCAGGATGATCCCCAGCGCAATGGCGATGTCGAAGTTGCCCTTGCCCGTCTCCATGACGGTGGCCGTCGTGAGGACGCGTGTGTAACCCTTGATGTTACCGCCGACCATGATGGAGGCACCGACCTCGGAGATGACGCCTCCGAAACCCGCCATGACCGCCGCAAGGAGGGGCAGCTTCGCTTCCTTCATGAGCATCCAGACCATCTGGAGGCGGGTGGCCCCGAGGGCCAGGATCTGGAGGCGCAGGTTTTTCGGGAGGTGCTGGATGGCCGCGAGGGTGATTCCCATGACGATCGGCGTGGCGATGATGGCCTGGGCGATGACGATGGCCGTCGGTGTGTAGAGGATCTCCATGAAGCCGAAGGGCCCGTTTCGCCAGAGGAAGATCGACACGAACAGGCCCACGACCACCGGCGGCAGCCCCATGCCGGTGTTGATGAGGCTGATGACGAGCCGCTTGCCGGGAAACTCCGTCAAGGCGACGGTGGTGCCCACGGACATACCGAAAATCAGGCTGATTCCCGTGGCCGCTCCGGAAACCTGGAGGGAGAGCCAGGTGATGCCCAGGACCTCCCGGTCAAACGAAAAGAGAAGGTAAAAGGCCTGCCGGATGCCTTCAAGGATCAGGTCCAAAATTCACCTGCGGATTCTGCGATGGTGAAACCCGCCGCGACGATCCGCCTTCGATCGCCGCGGCGGGCAGGTTCTTCATTCAGCCCGGATCGGGTCTGCCGCAGCACGGGAAACGGGCGGCGGCATTCCAGCCGGTTACTTGCCCAGGGACTCCTCTTTCTTCCCGGCATCCGGGAAGAAAAGGGGCGATCCGAATTTTTCCACGCCGAAGGTTCCGATGATCTTCTGGGTCTCCGGGGCCACCATGAAGTCCGCGAAGGCCTTGGCGCCGTCGGCGTTGATCTTCTTGAACTTGGCCGGATTGACCGGAATCACCGAATAAACGTTCAGCAGGATGGCGTCTCCCTGGTTGAGGATATCGAGTCCCAGGTTCTTCTTCAGGGCCAGGTAGGTGCCCCGGTCCGCCAGGGTGTAAGCCTTTTTCTCCGCCGCGACGTTCAGGGTCTGGCCCATGCCGAGACCCGTCTGCTGGTACCACGTTTCCTTTTCGGGATTGATGCCGGCGGCCTTCCAGATGCCTTTTTCCTTCGCATGGGTTCCCGAATTGTCACCCCTGGACATGAAGAGCGCCTTCGAGAGGGCGATCTGCTTGAAGGCGGCCGCCGCGCTCTTGGACATCTTGACTGTCGCAGGGTCACCCGGGGGGCCGACGACGATGAAGTCGTTGTGCATGACCAGGGTGCGTTTCGTGCCGTTACCCTCCGCCATGAAAGCCTTCTCCGCGGCAGGCGAATGGACGAGAAGCACGTCCGCCTCGCCCTTCTTGCCCATCGCCATGGCCTGACCGGAACCGACGGCGATGGTCTTCACGAAGTAGCCTGTCTTCTTCTCGAAGATGGGGATCAGGACGTCCAGCAGGCCCGAGTCCTGGGTGCTGGTCGTCGTTGCCAGGATCAGGTTCTTCATCGTTGCCGGCGCCGCCGTGGCGTTGCCTGCCATTCCGACAGCCAGAACCAGCGCGAGGACGACGGCCAGCAAAGCCGTCCGCAGATACGATCGTTTCATCATTGTATGAACCTCCTTGGAGTATTTGATTATTTTTTCATCTTCCACTCATCGGAATTGGGGAAGAACAGCGGGCTGCCGTATTTGTCCTTGCCGAAGTCACGCACGATCAGCTGGCCTTTTCCCGGCGAGGTCAGCCAGGCGATAAAGGTTGCCGCATCTTTGGCGTTGACCTGCGGGAACTTCTGAGGATTGACCGGTATCAGGGAAATGAAGTTCAGAAGCGCCTCGTCGCCCTCGACCAGCACGGCCAGCTTGATGTCCTTCTGCAGGGACAGGTAGGTCGCCCGGTCGATGAAGGTGTAAGCCTTCTGCTGATCGGCATAGCGCAGCGTGGCGACGTTCCCCTCGGAGCCCTTCTCGTAGATTTTATACCAGGCGCCGGCGGGCTTCATTCCCGCCTGATCCCAAATGACCATCTCCGCCACATGAGTCCCGGACTTGTCGCCCCGGCTGATGAAGAGAGCATTCTTCGCGGAGAGTGCCTTCAGGGCGTCGGCGGCCTTTTTCATCCCCTTGATCCCCGCTGGATCCGCGGCCGGCCCGACGATGACGAAGTCGTTGTACATGAACGGAATCCGCTTTGTACCGTATCCGTCTTTGATGAATTTCTCCTCGAGGGACTTGGCATGGACCATGACAAGATCCACGTTCCCATTCGTGGCGATTTTCAGGGCCGCACCCGTCCCGGCCCCCACGTGACGGACCCGGATGCCCGTATCCTGCTCGAAGCGGTCTTCCAGGAGAGACACAATCCCGGAATCGATGGGACCGATCGTGCTGGACAGAAGAAGGAAGCCCTCTCCCGCCTGACACGGCCCGGTGAAGAGAAGCACAAGGAAGAGGACGAATGAGAAAACGGATTTTTTCATGATTCAGCTCCTTTCCGAATGGATGGTGTGCAGAACGCGGCCTGCACGGTGAAAATCATACCCTCCCAGCCGTTCCACGCTCCGCTGGAAGGACAGACTCTGCAGGCCTTCGAGAAAGGCCTGAACGCCCATGCTGAAAAAGGTGGCCTGCCGGAGGACCATGTCGAAACTCTCCGTGGCCAGGGGAACCATTTCCAGGCCCAGGAGCCTGGCTACGGCGGATGAGGCGATTCCTGCGTCGGCGTCTCCCGTAAGTACGGTCAGGCCGACGTCCATGTGGGTGAAAACCACCCGGTCATACCCCGGAAGGATCTCCGGTTCAGCCCCTGCCTTCTTCAGGTGATAGTCCAGCAGGATGCGGGTGCCGGCACCAGGCTGGCGATTCACGATCCGCGCCCGCATCCGGATGAGATCGTCGAATCCGCGTATCTCGAGAGGGTTGCCTTTTGCCGTTATCAGGCCGATCTCCCGGTTGAAGAGGTGAACCACCACCCAGCCTGCTCCCTGCAGGTATTGTGCAATAGCCGCAGGGGTGTTGTATTCGCCGCTTGCCGGGTCGATGATATGCGTCCAGGCGAGGTCGGTATAACCTTTTCCGAGGGCCTTCAAACCGTCGGCACTCCCGGTGCTGGCCGTGAAGATGTAGAATTCGGGATGAGACGCCTTGAGCGTCGCCAGAAGCATGTCGAGAACGGGATCGTTGCTTCCCGCCGCAAGCAGGGCGCCCTCGATCCGGGTGCTCTTCCGGCGGGCCTCCTGGAGTCCATCGCCTGCCCGAGTCCGGATCCAGTCATCGACCAGCGCCTTCGGGAAAAGCCATTTCCCCGTCACCCGGGTTGCCGGGATCCGGCGGGCCTTGATGAGGGCGTAAACTTGTTTTTCATGGATATCCAGGTAGTCGGCCACTTCCTTCGTATTCATGAATTCGTTCGGCATGGCTGCGTATCCTCGAAGTTTCGTCCATAGCGGATTTGGGACAGGGAATCAAGACGAAGACGTACCATTTATTACTAAAAATCATAAATATTCACAAATAAGAACTCTGGAGGCTGTTCGAGTTTTGATTATTTTTGATGATTGGTGAAACAAGCAAATGGGAATGAAGGCATATTGGAGAGATAAAAGAGGAAGGGTGCTTAGTTGTCTGCCCGCAGCATCGAAATCGCCGCCGTTCCACGGGAAAGATGGACAGCCGGGGGCTAGACAGGCTAAACTTCTTGACATATTGGGCATTTTACCCGATAGTTCCAAGGTTCCCGTGCCGGTGGGGCCGTTCGAACCGGCATGTTCGGAGGATTCCCGTGGAAAAAATAGGCTGGATCGGAACCGGCGTCATGGGCCGTTCCATGGCCATGCACGTCCTGAAAGGCGGCTATCCCGTTTCCGTCTTCAACCGAAGCCGGGAAAGGGCTGAAGATCTGTGCCGGGAAGGCGCGATATGGTGCGACAGTCCCGGGGAGGTCGCCGCCCGGAGCGATATCGTCTTCACCATGGTCGGCGAGCCGGCCGACGTCGAACGGGTCATCCTGGGGGAAGATGGCGTGCTTGCCCGGATCCGGAAGGGATCCGTTATCGTCGACATGACCACGTCCGAGCCATCCCTGGCTGTTCGGATTTACAACGAGGCAAGGGCACGATCCGTTTCTTCCCTGGATGCACCGGTTTCCGGCGGAGACGTCGGGGCGAGGGAGGGAACGCTGGCGATCATGGCCGGTGGCGATGAAGAG includes:
- a CDS encoding TetR/AcrR family transcriptional regulator encodes the protein MEEICTDFIRENRDLVRVKKQRTAVKNMLKIFESTVEISNRKGFKAMSVRDLSRATGLSMGGLYSFISSKNDLLDIIRVGYRIITRILTEAIAEVSDPHEKLHKLIQTHVYLSEAMRSLFYFVYMETRYLKKEAQKKSMEMELFTEKLFTDILDEGCIRGQFHSVDTVLTAAAIKALLQDWYLKPWKYRQRKITVEAYAQFVTAIVDSYVLLSPATPE
- a CDS encoding phosphotransferase family protein is translated as MDCTDKTKAVREGEGFEVKRVEAFLKDSIPGLDGQLEVSQFPGGFSNLTYLIKIGERELVFRRPPFGTKAKSAHDMGREYRVLKQLKPVFPYCPRPLLFCEDESVIGCPFIVMERLKGVLLRKELPPGLAYTPDQARKLCENILDVHVALHKVDYIRAGLEDFGKPEGYVQRQVEGWSERYRQARTPDAPDYEKVMTWLADKMPGDSGIVSVIHNDYKLDNILLKPDQPPIEVQCVLDWEMATVGDPLMDLGGTLAFWVDRDDPPILQAVSVTPTNKMEGAMTRKELVERYCEKMGISIEHIDYYHVFGLFRLSVIIQQIYYRFYHGQTKDVRFKPIVIGVHALEEAAQKVIAQSDL
- a CDS encoding acyl--CoA ligase is translated as MSNKGQKDTVMPPLQWPKAGVITVKYEGEIQDVWACRYGTLTELMKAGVAKYGNKQMWYFPENNLRWSYNDFNSVVNNVAFCLSQDYGVQKGDRVALMMNNVPAAFVAYLALSQIGAISVIINARLASEEAQRQLEDAGCVALVIEARLWDDMKRVVSSLTGLQHIFIAEGDAADGAVAFSQLMEKKALREVIADVSERDICSLLYTSGTTGRPKGTIITHRGLINNALNGINCATHIYNAPFEEWRQLILTPFFHVTTLHSLVNFTLLGASSIVIPMFKAKEAVDLIIDEKINFMIIVTAMFWLMRMQPRYPEMVKAKSLKYIMQGGSPMPPELFKELFKDFPDARVGNGYGFTEGTSLGWLTLLGGDWDILIKKAGSVGGTLGNTMLRITDSNLQDVPRGRTGEILAASPGISPGYWNLPDETAKSFILDEEGRRWFRTGDLGYMDDDGYTYLVDRAKDMIIRGGENVYCVELENLISQHSKVLEVGVVGVPDNVLGEKIKAVVFPLPGETVTEDEIKDFCRSRIARYKVPDYVVFTDQLLPKNPGGKLIKKELKSI
- a CDS encoding phosphotriesterase-related protein — protein: MKTIQSVAGPIDVASLGKTLIHEHFLFGYPGWEGDASVAGQFDYKACIQAGLQMAEKVKAHGVKTIVDATPNDMGRNPTLLKEIAEKSGLNIICASGYYSEAEGASPYFKAWSKFGDGVKQIYDVFKKETTEGIGATRIKSGVLKLASSKGIITDYERMFFKAAALVSQEEGIPIVTHTEEGTQGLEQTDLLLSAGVDPKRIMIGHICGSTNMEYLLSILEKGVYIGFDRFGIEGIAGTPKDSRREACLIGLLGMGYTSQIMISHDWVNYWLGRQGVSAIISIVMPNWKPTHLFEDVLPILEKAGVKADQVESMLNENPRRFFAGS
- a CDS encoding ABC transporter permease, giving the protein MDLILEGIRQAFYLLFSFDREVLGITWLSLQVSGAATGISLIFGMSVGTTVALTEFPGKRLVISLINTGMGLPPVVVGLFVSIFLWRNGPFGFMEILYTPTAIVIAQAIIATPIVMGITLAAIQHLPKNLRLQILALGATRLQMVWMLMKEAKLPLLAAVMAGFGGVISEVGASIMVGGNIKGYTRVLTTATVMETGKGNFDIAIALGIILLLLAFVINSILTAIQQQQRPR
- a CDS encoding solute-binding protein — protein: MMKRSYLRTALLAVVLALVLAVGMAGNATAAPATMKNLILATTTSTQDSGLLDVLIPIFEKKTGYFVKTIAVGSGQAMAMGKKGEADVLLVHSPAAEKAFMAEGNGTKRTLVMHNDFIVVGPPGDPATVKMSKSAAAAFKQIALSKALFMSRGDNSGTHAKEKGIWKAAGINPEKETWYQQTGLGMGQTLNVAAEKKAYTLADRGTYLALKKNLGLDILNQGDAILLNVYSVIPVNPAKFKKINADGAKAFADFMVAPETQKIIGTFGVEKFGSPLFFPDAGKKEESLGK
- a CDS encoding solute-binding protein yields the protein MKKSVFSFVLFLVLLFTGPCQAGEGFLLLSSTIGPIDSGIVSLLEDRFEQDTGIRVRHVGAGTGAALKIATNGNVDLVMVHAKSLEEKFIKDGYGTKRIPFMYNDFVIVGPAADPAGIKGMKKAADALKALSAKNALFISRGDKSGTHVAEMVIWDQAGMKPAGAWYKIYEKGSEGNVATLRYADQQKAYTFIDRATYLSLQKDIKLAVLVEGDEALLNFISLIPVNPQKFPQVNAKDAATFIAWLTSPGKGQLIVRDFGKDKYGSPLFFPNSDEWKMKK
- a CDS encoding helix-turn-helix transcriptional regulator, translating into MPNEFMNTKEVADYLDIHEKQVYALIKARRIPATRVTGKWLFPKALVDDWIRTRAGDGLQEARRKSTRIEGALLAAGSNDPVLDMLLATLKASHPEFYIFTASTGSADGLKALGKGYTDLAWTHIIDPASGEYNTPAAIAQYLQGAGWVVVHLFNREIGLITAKGNPLEIRGFDDLIRMRARIVNRQPGAGTRILLDYHLKKAGAEPEILPGYDRVVFTHMDVGLTVLTGDADAGIASSAVARLLGLEMVPLATESFDMVLRQATFFSMGVQAFLEGLQSLSFQRSVERLGGYDFHRAGRVLHTIHSERS
- a CDS encoding NAD(P)-dependent oxidoreductase — its product is MDSRGLDRLNFLTYWAFYPIVPRFPCRWGRSNRHVRRIPVEKIGWIGTGVMGRSMAMHVLKGGYPVSVFNRSRERAEDLCREGAIWCDSPGEVAARSDIVFTMVGEPADVERVILGEDGVLARIRKGSVIVDMTTSEPSLAVRIYNEARARSVSSLDAPVSGGDVGAREGTLAIMAGGDEEAFRRVLPVFERMGGNIVLMGGPGMGQHTKMSNQILVASTMIGVVEALLYARRAGLDLEQTIGVVGKGAAASWAFNQLGPRIVKGDTAPGFAIRHFVKDMGIALAEAKKMRLSLPGLALVNQFYLAAVAEGLENEGTHALFHVLDRMNRP